In the genome of Candidatus Hydrogenedentota bacterium, one region contains:
- the flhA gene encoding flagellar biosynthesis protein FlhA: MAIGQVETQRPWNLADNQDVALAVCVIGILVVLVIPIPTWALDILLTVNISISVVTLLATIYLQRPVEFAVFPSMLLILTLFRLSLNVASTRLILANGYAGNVINAFGSFVTSGSFVVGAVIFLILVVIQFVVITRGAQRISEVAARFTLDAMPGKQMGVDADLNAGLITEAQARARRQGIEREADFYGAMDGATKFVRGDAIAGLVITIVNIIGGLIIGVLMRGLPVTDALRVYTQLTIGDGLVTQVPALVVSTAAGLIVTRTATEENMGVDFGRQLTRYPRALGVSAAMLAIFGLVPGMPTVPFMIVAGLLAMGAYRANEAFKAREAAQLSKELADQEATRAEAQPRTEDLLTIDPLKIELGYGLIALADPKQGGDLLTRIQIIRQQIATKLGFVVPVIRIVDNMRLRPNEYRVRLREAIIGGYELLPEHFMAMNPGLAEEEIEGVPTKEPAFGLQATWVARAHRDRAERLGYTIVEPTAVLATHLTELITAHASDLLTREDVQNLIKHLKETSPSVVEELLPNLLTLGEVQKILHNLLRERVSIRNLEAILETLADYAPRTKDLDILTEYCRHRLAREISAQYADEGRVLHVVTLDPAVEREILDAVRQGETGEYVPIAPNRADLIARNAAQAVQPLTLVGHEPVVLTSAPVRRYFRRMVERRIPKIVVLSYNEIDPEVQVQSEGQVSA, from the coding sequence GTGGCGATAGGACAAGTCGAGACGCAGCGTCCGTGGAATTTGGCGGACAATCAGGATGTCGCGCTGGCCGTGTGCGTGATCGGCATTCTGGTCGTGCTGGTCATTCCCATCCCGACATGGGCGCTCGACATCCTGCTGACCGTCAACATCTCGATTTCGGTCGTTACCCTGCTCGCCACCATCTACCTGCAACGCCCCGTCGAATTCGCCGTGTTTCCCTCGATGCTGTTGATCCTGACGCTGTTCCGCCTCAGTCTGAATGTGGCCTCGACGCGCCTGATCCTCGCGAACGGCTATGCGGGCAACGTGATCAATGCGTTTGGAAGTTTTGTGACGAGCGGCAGTTTCGTGGTCGGAGCCGTCATTTTCCTTATCCTTGTGGTGATCCAGTTCGTGGTCATCACGCGGGGCGCGCAGCGCATTTCGGAAGTGGCCGCGCGTTTTACCTTGGACGCCATGCCCGGCAAACAGATGGGCGTGGACGCCGATCTGAACGCGGGCCTCATCACCGAGGCCCAGGCGCGTGCGCGCCGGCAGGGGATCGAGCGCGAGGCGGACTTTTACGGGGCGATGGACGGCGCGACGAAATTCGTCCGCGGCGACGCCATTGCCGGGTTGGTCATCACGATTGTCAACATCATCGGCGGATTGATCATCGGCGTGCTGATGCGCGGGCTGCCGGTCACCGACGCCTTGCGCGTCTACACGCAACTGACCATCGGCGACGGCCTCGTCACACAAGTGCCCGCGCTGGTCGTTTCGACCGCGGCGGGCCTCATCGTGACGCGCACGGCGACCGAGGAAAACATGGGGGTGGACTTCGGGCGCCAATTGACGCGATACCCGCGCGCGCTGGGCGTGTCCGCGGCGATGCTCGCGATTTTCGGGCTTGTGCCCGGCATGCCGACAGTGCCGTTTATGATTGTGGCCGGCTTGCTGGCGATGGGCGCCTATCGCGCGAACGAGGCGTTCAAGGCGCGCGAGGCCGCGCAACTTTCCAAGGAACTTGCCGATCAGGAAGCCACACGCGCAGAGGCACAGCCCCGCACGGAAGATTTGTTGACGATCGATCCGCTGAAGATCGAACTGGGCTACGGACTGATTGCCCTTGCCGATCCGAAACAGGGCGGCGATCTACTCACGCGCATCCAGATCATCCGGCAGCAAATCGCCACCAAACTGGGGTTCGTCGTGCCGGTCATCCGAATTGTGGACAATATGCGTCTACGTCCGAACGAATATCGCGTGCGCCTGCGCGAGGCCATCATTGGCGGATACGAATTGCTGCCCGAACATTTCATGGCCATGAATCCCGGCCTTGCCGAAGAGGAGATCGAGGGGGTTCCGACGAAGGAACCCGCGTTCGGCCTGCAGGCCACGTGGGTCGCCCGTGCCCATCGCGACCGGGCCGAGCGTCTCGGCTACACCATCGTCGAACCGACCGCCGTGCTGGCCACGCATCTCACGGAACTCATCACGGCGCACGCAAGCGATCTGCTCACCCGGGAAGATGTGCAGAACCTGATCAAGCATCTCAAGGAAACGTCTCCCAGCGTGGTCGAGGAATTGCTGCCGAATCTGCTGACCCTCGGCGAAGTGCAGAAAATACTGCACAACCTCCTGCGCGAGCGCGTGTCCATCCGAAATCTTGAAGCCATCCTGGAAACGCTGGCCGATTACGCCCCGCGCACGAAGGATCTCGACATCCTGACCGAGTATTGCCGGCACCGGCTCGCCCGCGAAATTTCCGCACAGTACGCCGACGAAGGACGCGTGTTGCACGTCGTGACGCTCGATCCCGCCGTCGAGCGCGAGATCCTCGACGCGGTGCGGCAGGGCGAAACCGGGGAATACGTGCCCATCGCGCCGAATCGCGCGGATCTCATAGCGCGCAATGCCGCGCAGGCCGTGCAGCCGCTGACGCTGGTGGGACATGAGCCGGTGGTGCTGACATCCGCGCCGGTGCGGCGGTATTTCCGGCGCATGGTCGAACGGCGCATCCCGAAAATCGTCGTGCTTTCATACAATGAAATCGATCCCGAAGTGCAGGTACAGAGCGAGGGACAAGTGAGTGCATAA
- a CDS encoding MinD/ParA family protein — MDQAHNLREFVRKHQNMARVLAVTSGKGGVGKTTVSVNLAIAIARQAKRVIVLDADLGLANVEVLMGLNSFHNLQHVIDGEKPMRDILMKGPADILIVPGTSGLAKLADLNARARQNVLDGLHDLQEMADFVIIDTMAGIGQNAVRFAAAADEILLVTTPEPSAIVDAYATIKTIAGIREDASFRLIVNMAASPQQALAVMTNLTRVARQYLGLTLSYLGHILRDPHVTQSVMQSTPFTIAFPASPAAKCVQDLAGKMVRQRAEADRARSGFFRRFAQTLGLASNA; from the coding sequence GTGGATCAAGCGCACAATCTGCGTGAATTCGTCCGAAAACACCAGAACATGGCCCGCGTACTCGCCGTGACCAGCGGCAAGGGCGGCGTTGGCAAGACGACGGTGAGCGTCAATCTCGCCATCGCCATCGCCCGGCAAGCCAAACGGGTCATCGTGCTCGACGCCGATCTCGGCCTTGCCAACGTCGAAGTGTTGATGGGCCTCAATTCGTTCCACAACCTCCAGCACGTGATTGACGGCGAGAAACCCATGCGCGACATCCTTATGAAAGGCCCGGCGGACATCCTGATAGTCCCCGGCACTTCCGGCCTCGCCAAACTGGCCGATCTCAACGCGCGCGCGCGGCAAAACGTGCTGGACGGACTCCATGATCTTCAGGAGATGGCCGATTTCGTCATCATTGACACGATGGCGGGCATTGGCCAGAACGCCGTGCGGTTCGCCGCCGCCGCGGACGAAATCCTGCTCGTGACAACGCCGGAACCTTCCGCCATCGTGGACGCCTACGCCACGATCAAAACGATTGCCGGCATCCGCGAGGATGCTTCGTTCCGGCTTATCGTCAACATGGCCGCAAGTCCACAGCAGGCCCTCGCCGTCATGACGAACCTAACCCGTGTCGCAAGGCAATACCTCGGCCTTACGTTGTCGTACCTCGGCCATATCCTGCGCGATCCGCATGTCACCCAGAGCGTCATGCAGAGCACCCCCTTCACCATCGCGTTTCCGGCGTCGCCTGCGGCAAAATGCGTTCAGGACCTCGCTGGAAAGATGGTCCGCCAACGCGCCGAAGCCGACCGCGCCCGCAGCGGTTTCTTCCGCCGTTTCGCCCAGACCCTCGGTCTCGCCAGCAACGCCTGA
- a CDS encoding peptidoglycan DD-metalloendopeptidase family protein — MTAHVSAIGTDYRRPVTAFSPATALRSSSTTFQDLLDRMQAPDSSNKPPLGEYTVRAGDTLSAICSRALRQQGMNPSQQDIGEAVRKVAHANRLADANRIAIGQKLDLSPLNAAPPLPVAVRAAPAKVQAPPSDELTALIQSLVERRTASAPIRSVKAILDGPLQVSSGYGMRSDPFTGAREWHAGIDLTAQAGTAIHPAEPGRVVFSGWQAGYGNTVIVQHADGVQTLYAHNQKNLVRKGDRVTETTRIAKVGSTGRATGPHVHFEVRREGVAVNPETYLSAASIQIAKAP, encoded by the coding sequence ATGACGGCACACGTGTCGGCCATCGGGACGGACTACCGGCGTCCGGTAACGGCGTTTTCGCCCGCAACGGCCCTGCGTTCCTCCTCGACGACATTCCAAGACCTTTTGGATCGCATGCAGGCGCCGGATTCCTCGAACAAGCCCCCCCTTGGCGAATACACGGTCAGGGCGGGCGACACCTTGTCGGCCATTTGCAGCAGGGCATTGCGGCAACAAGGCATGAATCCGTCCCAACAGGACATAGGCGAGGCGGTCCGTAAAGTGGCCCATGCCAATCGCCTTGCCGATGCAAACCGCATAGCCATCGGCCAGAAACTCGATCTGTCGCCGCTGAATGCGGCGCCGCCTTTGCCGGTGGCCGTGCGGGCCGCACCCGCGAAAGTACAAGCGCCGCCGAGCGACGAATTGACCGCGTTGATCCAATCGCTGGTAGAGCGCCGGACGGCCTCCGCGCCGATCCGATCCGTAAAGGCGATTCTGGACGGGCCTTTGCAGGTTTCATCCGGTTACGGAATGCGCTCCGATCCGTTCACGGGCGCACGCGAATGGCACGCGGGCATTGATTTGACGGCCCAGGCGGGTACGGCAATTCATCCGGCTGAACCGGGCCGGGTTGTCTTCAGCGGTTGGCAGGCCGGGTACGGCAACACGGTCATCGTGCAGCATGCGGACGGCGTGCAGACGCTTTATGCGCACAATCAGAAAAATCTCGTGCGCAAAGGCGACCGGGTTACGGAAACGACCCGCATTGCGAAGGTGGGCAGCACGGGACGGGCCACGGGCCCGCATGTCCACTTCGAGGTTCGCCGGGAAGGCGTCGCGGTGAATCCGGAGACGTACTTGTCCGCCGCGTCAATACAAATAGCCAAGGCCCCGTAG
- the flhF gene encoding flagellar biosynthesis protein FlhF, translated as MERKLHTFTAGTFDDAYRQMVRQLGEDAIVLNTAEVREGGLFGLFGRKAIQLTASPPAKPLARPKSLAEKKYSAHQTAAGSDEAMRETVAFFRRLAQQRAAAATPRQETAAGPPGKKEQAPPDLRREVEEMRRLLQVLVAETPCTEFPSDFIPHYRRLVDSGMGRTLAASLMDAVVGNADRSILRNPRVFTERLRMEIQKRVLVTHGLARAGAARRVVALIGPTGVGKTTNLAKLAALFAIRDRARVAIVTLDTYRVAAPEQLRVYATIAGLPMRIANDASEYLIALEAFADYDFVFVDTAGSSPFNEEQIRELKSEFDAAPPDDVMLVLSAGTCADDLRAIAARFNCLRPSSLLFSKLDETGRFGALFDLAAESGLPLSYFSTGQNVPDDIEIATPGKVARLLLEEGDSCRGSSAQSA; from the coding sequence ATGGAACGCAAACTGCACACGTTTACCGCCGGCACTTTCGACGACGCCTACCGGCAGATGGTCCGCCAACTCGGCGAGGACGCGATCGTCCTGAACACGGCCGAAGTAAGGGAGGGCGGTCTGTTCGGCCTGTTCGGACGCAAGGCGATTCAACTGACCGCCTCGCCGCCCGCCAAGCCCCTCGCACGCCCGAAGAGTCTGGCCGAAAAAAAGTACTCCGCGCACCAAACGGCCGCCGGTTCCGACGAGGCCATGCGCGAAACCGTCGCGTTCTTCCGCCGGCTTGCGCAACAACGAGCCGCCGCCGCCACGCCCCGTCAGGAAACCGCGGCCGGGCCGCCGGGCAAAAAGGAGCAAGCCCCGCCGGATCTGCGGCGCGAAGTCGAGGAGATGCGCCGTCTGCTGCAGGTGCTGGTCGCCGAGACACCCTGTACGGAGTTTCCGTCCGATTTCATTCCGCACTACCGCCGGCTTGTGGATAGCGGCATGGGACGCACGCTGGCGGCATCCCTGATGGACGCGGTCGTGGGCAATGCCGACCGATCGATCCTGCGCAATCCGCGCGTCTTCACCGAACGGCTCCGCATGGAAATTCAAAAACGCGTGCTGGTGACACACGGCCTGGCGCGCGCGGGGGCGGCCCGGCGCGTCGTCGCGCTGATCGGCCCCACAGGCGTCGGAAAGACGACGAACCTCGCGAAACTCGCCGCACTGTTCGCCATCCGCGACCGCGCGCGCGTCGCCATCGTCACGCTCGACACCTACCGCGTCGCCGCGCCGGAACAGTTGCGCGTGTACGCGACCATTGCCGGATTGCCCATGCGCATCGCCAACGACGCCAGCGAATACCTGATCGCGCTCGAAGCTTTCGCGGACTATGATTTCGTGTTTGTGGACACGGCCGGCAGCAGCCCGTTCAACGAGGAACAGATCCGCGAGTTGAAATCGGAATTCGACGCCGCGCCGCCCGACGACGTCATGCTCGTGCTCAGCGCCGGAACCTGCGCGGACGACCTGCGCGCCATCGCCGCGCGGTTCAATTGCCTGCGGCCTTCCTCGCTGCTCTTTTCAAAGCTCGACGAAACGGGACGCTTCGGCGCCCTGTTCGACTTGGCGGCCGAAAGCGGCCTGCCCCTGAGTTATTTCAGCACGGGACAAAACGTGCCCGACGACATCGAGATCGCCACGCCCGGCAAGGTGGCGCGGCTGCTGCTCGAAGAAGGAGATTCCTGCCGTGGATCAAGCGCACAATCTGCGTGA
- a CDS encoding DUF4038 domain-containing protein: MQLFATANQVCEITFTSSARYDDPYNEIEMEGVFHHPDGRTFKIPAFWRGGGRWAIRFSPPDVGEYTFETKCSRAADRGLHGVSGKLAVGAYTGENPLYRHGRLRVAADKRHFEHADGTPFFWMGDTWWMGLSQRLDWPNGFQMLAADRVAKGFNVVQIIAGPYPDMDAWDARGRNEAGFPFAADFARVNPAYFDMADLKIAHLADTGLMPCIVGMWGYYMPRIGEERIKRYWRYLVARYGAYPVAWCICGEGTMAYYLSKTPKEDAAAQKTGWTHVMAYVREIDGHHNLISIHPTQYGREQVEDPALMDFEMLQTGHGDLDSVAPTAETVIAAMGRTPAMPVVNSEVNYEGILGRCWQNVQRLCFYVSALNGVAGYTYGANGIWQMSTRENPYGPSPHGRCWGNTPWRDAMLLPGGKQAAWGASFMRRFPWWEMERRPEWVEPAWKRENPYTCTAAGIPGKLRVIYTPMAWDPPLVKGLEPGVAYRAYYADPCTGTDHPIGDVTPDAEGNWRPPIPPEVHDWLLVLTAT; encoded by the coding sequence ATGCAACTGTTCGCAACGGCCAATCAGGTGTGCGAGATAACGTTCACAAGCAGCGCCCGGTACGACGATCCCTACAATGAAATTGAAATGGAGGGCGTGTTCCACCACCCGGACGGGCGGACTTTCAAGATTCCCGCGTTTTGGCGCGGGGGAGGCCGTTGGGCGATTCGTTTCAGTCCGCCGGATGTTGGCGAGTATACATTCGAGACGAAATGCTCACGTGCTGCCGATCGCGGCCTGCACGGCGTTTCGGGGAAATTGGCCGTTGGCGCGTACACCGGCGAAAACCCGTTGTACCGTCACGGGCGGCTGCGCGTCGCCGCCGACAAACGCCATTTCGAACACGCCGACGGTACGCCGTTCTTCTGGATGGGCGACACGTGGTGGATGGGACTGTCGCAACGGCTCGACTGGCCGAACGGATTTCAGATGCTGGCCGCCGACCGCGTCGCAAAAGGTTTCAACGTCGTCCAGATCATCGCGGGACCTTATCCCGACATGGACGCGTGGGACGCGCGCGGGCGAAACGAGGCGGGGTTTCCGTTCGCCGCCGATTTCGCGCGCGTGAATCCGGCCTACTTCGACATGGCCGATCTCAAAATCGCCCATCTGGCCGACACCGGCCTCATGCCGTGCATCGTCGGAATGTGGGGTTACTACATGCCCCGGATCGGCGAGGAACGGATCAAACGCTACTGGCGCTATCTTGTGGCGCGATATGGCGCGTATCCCGTCGCGTGGTGCATCTGCGGCGAAGGGACAATGGCCTACTACCTATCGAAAACGCCCAAGGAAGACGCCGCCGCGCAGAAAACCGGATGGACGCATGTGATGGCCTATGTCCGCGAAATTGACGGCCACCATAATCTCATTTCGATTCATCCGACCCAGTATGGACGCGAACAAGTCGAGGACCCGGCCTTGATGGATTTCGAGATGTTGCAGACCGGCCACGGCGATCTCGACAGCGTCGCCCCGACCGCCGAAACGGTCATTGCCGCCATGGGGCGGACGCCCGCGATGCCCGTGGTCAATTCCGAGGTTAATTACGAAGGCATTCTGGGCCGCTGCTGGCAGAACGTCCAGCGCCTGTGCTTTTACGTGTCCGCGCTCAACGGCGTCGCGGGCTACACCTACGGCGCGAACGGCATCTGGCAGATGAGCACGCGCGAGAACCCGTACGGGCCGTCGCCGCACGGGCGCTGTTGGGGCAACACGCCGTGGCGGGATGCGATGCTCCTTCCCGGCGGGAAACAGGCGGCGTGGGGCGCATCCTTCATGCGCCGTTTTCCGTGGTGGGAAATGGAACGTCGTCCCGAATGGGTCGAGCCGGCATGGAAACGCGAGAACCCCTACACCTGCACCGCCGCCGGCATTCCCGGAAAACTCCGCGTCATCTACACCCCGATGGCATGGGATCCGCCACTCGTCAAGGGGCTTGAACCCGGCGTGGCTTATCGGGCCTACTACGCCGACCCCTGCACCGGCACGGATCATCCCATCGGCGACGTCACACCCGACGCGGAAGGCAACTGGCGCCCGCCCATCCCGCCGGAAGTGCATGATTGGCTATTGGTTCTCACCGCCACGTAA
- a CDS encoding sulfatase, which yields MNTIGFLAVLAGAFAAPNVVLLSVDTLRADYLGCYGYPHPSSPVLDAFATEGLLFEDCVCEVPLTLPSFGCMFSGLYPRTTGTTKNGLRMPETKPLITEVFKKAGYQTFCVQSNWPLKGRLSGLDRGFDVYNDEFEQKRWGFMLGERNAEQVTAAGLEILGQRDPAKPFFLWIHYSDPHAPYEMHKKFNVLGQSPGSLEPRERVRAKYASEVAFTDYHIGRFLAALPGENTFVMFVADHGESLFEHNYLGHGRRIFQTNLHVPFILRGPGIAPGRSKSPVCVLDVAPTLLGMGGFSPLPGMEGRNVLLDPPGPSTVRHVETYGGAVPRLPLLRALLRNRGPQKRGIIHEGWKLIIGGGAHLFYLPEDPKESSNLARKHPERVAALRKMIDQWDKAHPRGKACESKLSAEDVEALRGLGYLY from the coding sequence ATGAACACGATTGGCTTTCTTGCCGTTCTTGCCGGCGCCTTTGCGGCGCCGAACGTGGTGCTGTTGTCCGTGGACACGTTGCGCGCGGATTACTTGGGTTGCTACGGGTATCCGCATCCCTCGTCGCCAGTCTTGGACGCCTTTGCAACAGAAGGGTTGCTGTTCGAGGACTGCGTGTGCGAGGTGCCGCTGACGCTTCCCTCGTTCGGCTGCATGTTTTCCGGCTTGTATCCCCGGACGACCGGCACAACCAAAAACGGCTTGCGAATGCCCGAAACGAAACCGCTTATCACCGAAGTATTCAAAAAGGCGGGCTATCAGACGTTTTGCGTTCAAAGCAATTGGCCCCTGAAAGGCCGCCTGTCGGGTCTCGATCGCGGTTTCGACGTCTACAACGACGAGTTCGAGCAGAAACGCTGGGGATTCATGCTCGGCGAACGCAACGCCGAACAGGTCACCGCAGCCGGCCTGGAGATACTCGGCCAGCGCGATCCGGCCAAGCCCTTTTTCCTGTGGATCCACTATTCGGATCCGCACGCGCCCTATGAAATGCACAAGAAATTCAACGTGCTGGGCCAATCGCCCGGCAGTCTCGAACCGCGCGAGCGTGTACGCGCGAAGTATGCCTCGGAAGTGGCCTTTACCGATTACCACATCGGACGTTTCCTTGCCGCGCTGCCCGGCGAGAACACCTTCGTCATGTTTGTGGCGGATCACGGCGAGAGCCTATTCGAGCACAACTATCTTGGCCATGGACGGCGCATCTTTCAGACCAACCTGCACGTGCCGTTTATTTTGCGCGGCCCCGGCATCGCGCCGGGCCGGTCGAAATCGCCGGTCTGCGTGCTCGACGTCGCGCCGACGCTGCTGGGTATGGGAGGATTTTCGCCCCTGCCCGGCATGGAAGGCCGGAACGTGCTCCTTGATCCCCCCGGTCCCTCCACGGTTCGCCATGTCGAAACCTACGGCGGCGCGGTACCCCGGCTGCCGTTGCTAAGGGCGTTGTTGCGCAACCGTGGTCCCCAGAAACGCGGCATCATCCACGAAGGCTGGAAGTTGATTATCGGCGGCGGCGCCCATTTGTTCTATCTGCCCGAAGACCCGAAAGAGTCAAGCAACCTGGCCCGCAAACACCCCGAACGTGTGGCCGCCCTTCGCAAAATGATCGATCAATGGGACAAGGCGCATCCCCGCGGCAAAGCCTGCGAATCCAAACTCTCCGCCGAGGACGTGGAAGCCCTACGGGGCCTTGGCTATTTGTATTGA